Proteins co-encoded in one Lates calcarifer isolate ASB-BC8 linkage group LG17, TLL_Latcal_v3, whole genome shotgun sequence genomic window:
- the LOC108883350 gene encoding zinc finger protein 239: MSGDGTRDVDQDHKKSGMEEEEDQNTDHRSNEPAGNSALPRQRPKKKHRRVHTKEKRYSCEQCGKAFTTSGNLKVHQYVHSGEKPYSCEQCGKAFTTSDNLKIHQRVHTGEKPYRCEQCGKAFARTCSLKIHERIHTGEKPYSCEECGKTFTTSGNLKIHQYVHTGDGEKPFSCEQCGKTFTTSSNLIRHQHSHAGEKPFSCEQCGKKFARLCHLQRHQRIHTGEKPFSCDQCGKSFARLGHLKVHKLVHTGEKPYRCDQCGAAFRTAPYLKLHKRSHAVEKPYSL; this comes from the exons ATGAGTGGTGACGGCACACGGGACGTGGACCAGGACCACAAGAAGTCcgggatggaggaggaggaggaccagaACACGGACCACCGGAGCAACGAACCCGCCGGGAACTCTGCGCTGCCG AGGCAGAGACCCAAGAAGAAACATCGGAGAGTTCACACTAAAGAGAAGCGATACAGCTGTGAGCAGTGTGGGAAGGCTTTTACAACCTCAGGTAATTTAAAGGTCCACCAATACGTCCACTCTGGAGAGAAACCATACAGCTGTGAGCAGTGTGGGAAGGCTTTTACAACCTCAGACAATTTAAAAATCCACCAACGCgttcacactggagagaaaccataCCGCTGTGAGCAGTGTGGGAAAGCCTTTGCGAGGACATGTAGTTTGAAAATCCACGAACGCattcacactggagagaaaccgTACAGCTGTGAGGAGTGTGGGAAGACTTTTACAACCTCAGGTAATTTAAAGATCCACCAATATGTCCACACTGGGGATGGAGAGAAACCGTTCAGCTGTGAGCAGTGCGGAAAGACTTTTACAACTTCTTCAAATTTAATACGCCACCAACACAGTCACGCTGGAGAGAAACCGTTCAGTTGTGAGCAGTGTGGGAAGAAGTTTGCAAGACTGTGTCACCTACAAAGACATCAGCGTATTCATACAGGAGAGAAACCGTTCAGCTGTGACCAGTGTGGGAAATCTTTTGCTAGATTAGGTCATTTAAAAGTCCATAAACTCGTTCACACGGGAGAAAAGCCATACAGGTGTGATCAGTGTGGAGCAGCATTTAGAACAGCACCCTACCTAAAACTCCACAAACGCTCCCACGCTGTGGAAAAACCCTACAGCTTGTGA